From a single Chlamydia ibidis 10-1398/6 genomic region:
- the hctA gene encoding histone H1-like protein HctA, with product MALKDTAKKMKDLLDSIQQDLEKAEKGNKAAAQRVRTDSIKLEKVAKLYRKESIKAEKAGLMKRKPATKTAAKSKKAAVKKSTKAPVKAKAKVKTKAKSPVRKAPVKTKKVSRSRSRK from the coding sequence ATGGCGCTAAAGGATACGGCAAAAAAAATGAAAGATCTTTTGGATAGTATCCAACAAGATCTAGAAAAAGCTGAGAAAGGAAACAAAGCAGCAGCTCAACGGGTTCGTACTGACTCCATTAAACTAGAAAAAGTTGCTAAATTATATAGAAAGGAATCTATTAAAGCTGAAAAAGCTGGTTTAATGAAACGTAAACCCGCTACAAAAACAGCTGCAAAATCTAAAAAAGCTGCGGTAAAAAAATCTACTAAAGCTCCCGTCAAGGCAAAAGCTAAAGTGAAGACCAAAGCAAAATCTCCAGTAAGAAAAGCCCCTGTAAAAACAAAAAAAGTCTCTAGATCTCGCTCTAGAAAATAA